The Symphalangus syndactylus isolate Jambi chromosome 23, NHGRI_mSymSyn1-v2.1_pri, whole genome shotgun sequence genome has a window encoding:
- the SPDEF gene encoding SAM pointed domain-containing Ets transcription factor isoform X2: MGSASPGLSSVSPSHLLLPSDTVSRTGLEKVVAGAVGLERRDWSPSPPATPEQGLSAFYLSYFDMLYPEDSSWAAKAPAASSREEPPEEPEQCPVIDSQAPGGSLDLVPGGLTLEEHSLEQVQSMVVGEVLKDIETACKLLNITADPVDWSPSNVQKWLLWTEHQYRLPPVGKAFQELAGKELCAMSEEQFRQRSPLGGDVLHAHLDIWKSALTSEESWTDSEVDSSCSGQPIHLWQFLKELLLKPHSYGRFIRWLNKEKGIFKIEDSAQVARLWGIRKNRPAMNYDKLSRSIRQYYKKGIIRKPDISQRLVYQFVHPI, encoded by the exons ATGGGCAGCGCCAGCCCGGGTCTGAGCAGCGTGTCCCCCAGCCACCTCCTGCTGCCCTCCGACACGGTGTCGCGGACAGGCTTGGAGAAGGTGGTAGCAGGAGCAGTGGGTCTCGAGAGACGGGACTGGAGTCCCAGTCCACCCGCCACGCCCGAGCAGGGCCTGTCCGCCTTCTACCTCTCCTACTTTGACATGCTGTACCCTGAGGACAGCAGCTGGGCAGCCAAGGCCCCTGCGGCCAGCAGTCGGGAGGAGCCGCCTGAGGAGCCTGAGCAGTGCCCGGTCATTGACAGCCAAGCCCCAGGGGGCAGCCTGGACTTGGTGCCCGGCGGGCTGACCTTGGAGGAGCACTCACTGGAGCAGGTGCAGTCCATGGTGGTGGGCGAAGTGCTCAAGGACATCGAGACTGCCTGCAAGCTGCTCAACATCACCGCAG ATCCCGTGGACTGGAGCCCCAGCAATGTGCAGAAGTGGCTCCTGTGGACAGAGCACCAATATCGGCTGCCCCCCGTGGGCAAGGCCTTCCAGGAGCTGGCGGGCAAGGAGCTGTGCGCCATGTCGGAGGAGCAGTTCCGCCAGCGCTCGCCCCTGGGCGGGGATGTGCTGCACGCCCACCTGGACATCTGGAAGTCAG CCTTAACCAGTGAGGAGAGCTGGACCGACAGCGAGGTGGACTCATCATGCTCCGGGCAGCCCATCCAcctgtggcagttcctcaaggaGCTGCTACTCAAGCCCCACAGCTATGGCCGCTTCATTAGGTGGCTCAACAAGGAGAAGG GCATCTTCAAAATTGAGGACTCAGCCCAGGTGGCCAGGCTGTGGGGCATCCGCAAGAACCGTCCCGCCATGAACTACGACAAGCTGAGCCGCTCCATCCGCCAGTATTACAAGAAGGGCATCATCCGGAAGCCAGACATCTCCCAGCGCCTCGTCTACCAGTTCGTGCACCCCATCTGA
- the SPDEF gene encoding SAM pointed domain-containing Ets transcription factor isoform X1 — protein MGSASPGLSSVSPSHLLLPSDTVSRTGLEKVVAGAVGLERRDWSPSPPATPEQGLSAFYLSYFDMLYPEDSSWAAKAPAASSREEPPEEPEQCPVIDSQAPGGSLDLVPGGLTLEEHSLEQVQSMVVGEVLKDIETACKLLNITADPVDWSPSNVQKWLLWTEHQYRLPPVGKAFQELAGKELCAMSEEQFRQRSPLGGDVLHAHLDIWKSAAWMKERTSPGAIHCCALTSEESWTDSEVDSSCSGQPIHLWQFLKELLLKPHSYGRFIRWLNKEKGIFKIEDSAQVARLWGIRKNRPAMNYDKLSRSIRQYYKKGIIRKPDISQRLVYQFVHPI, from the exons ATGGGCAGCGCCAGCCCGGGTCTGAGCAGCGTGTCCCCCAGCCACCTCCTGCTGCCCTCCGACACGGTGTCGCGGACAGGCTTGGAGAAGGTGGTAGCAGGAGCAGTGGGTCTCGAGAGACGGGACTGGAGTCCCAGTCCACCCGCCACGCCCGAGCAGGGCCTGTCCGCCTTCTACCTCTCCTACTTTGACATGCTGTACCCTGAGGACAGCAGCTGGGCAGCCAAGGCCCCTGCGGCCAGCAGTCGGGAGGAGCCGCCTGAGGAGCCTGAGCAGTGCCCGGTCATTGACAGCCAAGCCCCAGGGGGCAGCCTGGACTTGGTGCCCGGCGGGCTGACCTTGGAGGAGCACTCACTGGAGCAGGTGCAGTCCATGGTGGTGGGCGAAGTGCTCAAGGACATCGAGACTGCCTGCAAGCTGCTCAACATCACCGCAG ATCCCGTGGACTGGAGCCCCAGCAATGTGCAGAAGTGGCTCCTGTGGACAGAGCACCAATATCGGCTGCCCCCCGTGGGCAAGGCCTTCCAGGAGCTGGCGGGCAAGGAGCTGTGCGCCATGTCGGAGGAGCAGTTCCGCCAGCGCTCGCCCCTGGGCGGGGATGTGCTGCACGCCCACCTGGACATCTGGAAGTCAG CGGCCTGGATGAAAGAGCGGACTTCACCTGGGGCGATTCACTGCTGCG CCTTAACCAGTGAGGAGAGCTGGACCGACAGCGAGGTGGACTCATCATGCTCCGGGCAGCCCATCCAcctgtggcagttcctcaaggaGCTGCTACTCAAGCCCCACAGCTATGGCCGCTTCATTAGGTGGCTCAACAAGGAGAAGG GCATCTTCAAAATTGAGGACTCAGCCCAGGTGGCCAGGCTGTGGGGCATCCGCAAGAACCGTCCCGCCATGAACTACGACAAGCTGAGCCGCTCCATCCGCCAGTATTACAAGAAGGGCATCATCCGGAAGCCAGACATCTCCCAGCGCCTCGTCTACCAGTTCGTGCACCCCATCTGA